Proteins found in one Phocoena sinus isolate mPhoSin1 chromosome 19, mPhoSin1.pri, whole genome shotgun sequence genomic segment:
- the SDHAF1 gene encoding succinate dehydrogenase assembly factor 1, mitochondrial, with the protein MCRHSRLQRQVLSLYRELLRAGHGKPGAESRVRAEFRQHARLPRSDVLRIEYLYRRGRRQLQLLRSGHATAMGAFVSTRGPTEESPGAGAPGTPPDEGDGPRRPLDSMEVPKTAPDGR; encoded by the coding sequence ATGTGCCGGCACAGCCGGCTTCAGAGACAAGTTCTGAGTCTGTACCGCGAGTTGCTGCGCGCCGGGCACGGAAAGCCGGGCGCCGAGTCGCGGGTGCGGGCCGAGTTCCGGCAGCACGCCCGCCTGCCACGCTCCGACGTACTGCGCATCGAGTACCTGTACCGCCGCGGACGGCGCCAGCTTCAGCTGCTACGCTCGGGTCACGCCACGGCCATGGGTGCCTTTGTGAGTACGCGGGGCCCGACTGAGGAGTCCCCCGGCGCGGGGGCCCCAGGGACCCCACCTGACGAAGGTGACGGCCCAAGGAGACCGCTGGACAGCATGGAGGTACCGAAGACCGCGCCGGATGGACGGTGA